A section of the Felis catus isolate Fca126 chromosome B2, F.catus_Fca126_mat1.0, whole genome shotgun sequence genome encodes:
- the GNL1 gene encoding guanine nucleotide-binding protein-like 1, translating to MPRKKPFSVKQKKKQLQDKRERKRGLQDGLRSSSNSRSGSRERREEQTDTSDGESVTHHIRRLNQQPSQGLGPRGYDPNRYRLHFERDSREEVERRKKAAREQVLQPVSAELLELDIREVYQPGSVLDFPRRPPWSYEMSKEQLMSQEERSFQEYLAKIHGAYTSEKLSYFEHNLETWRQLWRVLEMSDIVLLITDIRHPVVNFPPALYEYVTGELGLALVLVLNKVDLAPPALVVAWKHYFHQHYPQLHIVLFTSFPRDPRTPQDPSSVLKKSRRRGRGWTRALGPEQLLRACEAITVGKVDLNSWREKIARDVAGATWGNGSGEEEEEEDGPAVLVEQQTDSAMEPTGPTRERYKDGVVTIGCVGFPNVGKSSLINGLVGRKVVSVSRTPGHTRYFQTYFLTPSVKLCDCPGLIFPSLLPRQLQVLAGIYPIAQIQEPYTAVGYLASRIPVQVLLHLRHPEAKDPSAEHPWCAWDICEAWAEKRGYKTAKAARNDVYRAANSLLRLALDGRLSLCFHPPGYSEQKGTWESHPETTELVVLQGRVGPAGDEEEEEEEELSSSCEEEGEEDRDADEEGEGDEDTPTSAPGSSLAARNPYALLGEDEC from the exons ATGCCGAGAAAGAAGCCCTTCAGCGTGAAGCAAAAGAAGAAGCAGTTGCAGGACAAGCGGGAGCGGAAGCGAG GGCTCCAAGATGGGCTGCGATCCAGTTCCAACAGCCGCAGCGGGAGCCGGGAGCGGCGGGAGGAGCAAACCGACACCTCAGACGGGGAGTCTGTGACCCATCATATCCGCAGGCTCAACCAGCAGCCTTCCCAGGGGCTGGGTCCTCGAGGCTATGACCCAAATCG ATACCGGCTGCATTTTGAGCGAGACAGCCGGGAGGaggtggaaaggagaaagaaagcagcCCGGGAGCAAGTGCTACAGCCGGTCAGTGCTGAGCTGCTGGAGCTGGACATCCGAGAGGTCTATCAGCCTGGCTCAG TCCTGGACTTTCCCCGACGTCCTCCTTGGAGCTATGAGATGTCCAAGGAGCAGCTAATGAGCCAGGAGGAACGTAGCTTCCAGGAGTATCTTGCAAAGATTCATGGGGCTTACACCTCTGAGAAACTCAGCTACTTTGAGCATAATCTGGAG ACATGGAGGCAGCTGTGGCGCGTGTTGGAGATGTCTGACATTGTCCTGCTTATCACTGATATCCGACATCCA GTTGTGAATTTCCCACCAGCACTTTACGAGTACGTGACTGGAGAACTTGGGTTGGCCTTGGTCTTGGTCCTGAACAAGGTGGATCTAGCCCCACCGGCTCTCGTCGTTGCCTGGAAGCATTATTTTCACCAGCACTATCCCCAGCTCCACATAGTCCTTTTTACCTCTTTCCCTCGGGACCCACGGACCCCACAGGACCCTAGTAGTG TTTTGAAGAAGAGTCGGAGACGGGGGAGAGGATGGACTCGGGCACTGGGGCCGGAGCAGTTACTGAGAGCCTGTGAAGCCATCACTGTGGGGAAAG TGGACTTAAACAGCTGGCGGGAGAAGATTGCCCGAGATGTGGCTGGGGCCACCTGGGGAAATggctctggggaggaggaggaagaagaggatggACCTGCAGTCCTTGTGGAGCAGCAGACTGACTCAGCAATGGAGCCAACCGGCCCAACCCGGGAGCGCTACAAAGACGGAGTGGTGACCATTGGCTGTGTGG GTTTCCCAAATGTGGGAAAGTCCTCGCTGATCAACGGGCTGGTGGGGCGGAAGGTCGTGAGTGTCTCCAGAACCCCCGGCCATACCCGATACTTTCAGACCTACTTTCTCACTCCCTCTGTGAAGCTCTGTGACTGCCCTGGCCTCATAttcccctcccttctgcccagGCAGTTGCAG GTTTTGGCGGGGATCTACCCCATTGCCCAAATCCAGGAGCCATACACCGCAGTGGGCTATCTGGCCTCTCGAATCCCTGTGCAGGTCCTGCTTCACTTGCGCCACCCAGAGGCCAAGGATCCCTCAGCAGAACATCCCTGGTGTGCCTGGGACATCTGTGAAG cCTGGGCAGAGAAACGTGGTTATAAGACAGCCAAGGCAGCCCGGAATGATGTGTACAGAGCAGCCAATAGCCTCCTGCGGCTGGCACTGGATGGCCGCCTCAGCCTGTGTTTTCATCCGCCAGGCTACAGTGAACAGAAAG GCACCTGGGAGTCCCATCCGGAGACCACAGAGCTGGTGGTtttgcagggcagggtggggccaGCAGgtgacgaggaggaggaggaagaagaagagctgAGCAGCTCctgtgaggaggagggagaggaggaccgGGATGCGgatgaggagggggaaggggatgaGGACACCCCGACTTCAGCTCCAGGGTCCAGCCTGGCTGCCCGAAACCCTTATGCTCTACTGGGTGAGGACGAGTGCTGA